In Nitrospira sp., a single window of DNA contains:
- a CDS encoding site-specific integrase — protein sequence MGLTKRKDVWWMSFMYQGRQVRRSTGTSKKQLAEAIYAKVKVQIAEGQFFERREEQEHTFKEMMERYVAERATLKAAKSRLRDHAALGHLLPVLGDRILAHITPKVMAQYKAQRRIERAAPATINKELQLVRHAFNLAMREWEWCRENPMHRVSMEQVRNEVDRWLTPEEEDRLMAASSPWLREIMVFALNTGMRQGEILNLQWQDVDFSRGTLIVMQSKNGTRRTIPLNTKVYELLASKQAATGLSRGPVFKTPLGNLLQVRFLVREFCEARNRAGIPDFRFHDMRHTFATRLVQRGVDLYKVQRLLGHKTNLMTQRYAHHSPESLREGVKVLDECQPKRFSTNLAHGAVFEDFRDVNVS from the coding sequence ATGGGGCTCACGAAGCGTAAAGACGTATGGTGGATGAGTTTTATGTATCAGGGCCGGCAAGTCCGGCGAAGCACGGGAACAAGCAAGAAGCAATTGGCCGAAGCCATTTATGCCAAGGTGAAGGTCCAAATTGCCGAGGGTCAGTTTTTCGAGCGGCGTGAGGAACAGGAACACACGTTCAAGGAGATGATGGAGCGGTACGTCGCGGAACGAGCCACCCTGAAAGCGGCCAAAAGCCGTTTGCGCGATCATGCCGCGTTGGGACATCTCCTCCCTGTATTGGGAGATAGAATCCTAGCCCATATCACGCCGAAGGTGATGGCTCAGTACAAGGCCCAGCGGCGGATAGAACGAGCCGCTCCAGCGACCATCAATAAGGAACTTCAGCTCGTCCGGCATGCCTTTAACCTGGCCATGCGGGAATGGGAATGGTGCAGGGAAAACCCGATGCATCGGGTCTCCATGGAACAGGTGAGGAACGAAGTGGACCGTTGGCTGACGCCGGAGGAGGAAGACCGGCTGATGGCCGCGTCGTCACCGTGGCTGCGAGAGATCATGGTCTTTGCCCTGAATACCGGCATGCGCCAAGGCGAGATCCTGAACCTGCAATGGCAGGACGTGGATTTTTCTCGGGGCACCTTGATCGTGATGCAAAGCAAGAACGGCACACGACGGACCATTCCTCTCAATACCAAAGTCTATGAACTCCTGGCTTCGAAACAGGCTGCAACCGGCCTGTCACGTGGGCCAGTATTCAAGACTCCGCTCGGCAATCTCCTGCAAGTACGTTTTCTGGTGCGGGAGTTTTGTGAGGCGCGCAACCGGGCCGGAATTCCAGATTTTCGGTTTCACGACATGCGACATACCTTCGCCACGCGGTTGGTTCAGCGCGGGGTGGATCTCTACAAGGTCCAACGGCTGCTCGGGCATAAGACGAATTTGATGACGCAACGCTATGCGCATCATTCGCCGGAAAGCCTGAGAGAGGGTGTGAAGGTGCTGGATGAGTGCCAACCGAAGCGGTTTAGCACAAATTTAGCACACGGAGCAGTTTTTGAAGATTTTCGAGATGTTAATGTCTCGTAA
- a CDS encoding helix-turn-helix domain-containing protein, giving the protein MQTLLTVKEVCGWLNVKQSTLYLWVSQNRIPYRRLNGLIRFETPAIRAWLDGPPRHHQPVTFGRCPQFQTVDAIIEAAKREVYTPCHGETRPKSGLIGKEEQDGAHEA; this is encoded by the coding sequence ATGCAAACGTTGTTAACCGTCAAAGAGGTATGCGGATGGCTTAACGTCAAGCAGTCCACGCTGTATCTGTGGGTATCTCAGAACAGGATTCCCTACCGTCGATTAAACGGATTAATCCGGTTCGAAACCCCTGCCATCCGGGCTTGGTTGGATGGACCACCCCGCCACCATCAGCCAGTGACGTTTGGCCGGTGCCCCCAATTCCAAACGGTCGATGCGATCATTGAAGCCGCCAAACGCGAGGTCTATACTCCCTGCCACGGGGAAACCAGACCGAAATCAGGCCTCATCGGGAAGGAGGAGCAGGATGGGGCTCACGAAGCGTAA
- a CDS encoding JAB domain-containing protein has translation MSVDSSLGSSNGERPLNPVRKYGIPRYRVTLVREGRAIPAAESVHTSEGAAAILRPLFAGLDREQFLICGLDAKHKLIGINVVSTGSLNLTIVHPREVFKPLILMNAGAWLCSHNHPSGDITPSPEDRVLTKRLREAGELFGITLLDHLILAEERYYSFADQGWPGA, from the coding sequence ATGTCCGTTGACAGTTCTCTCGGTTCCTCGAACGGTGAACGGCCACTGAACCCGGTTCGGAAATACGGCATCCCTCGGTACCGTGTCACGCTCGTGCGTGAGGGCCGTGCCATTCCGGCGGCGGAATCGGTCCATACATCGGAAGGTGCTGCCGCGATCCTCCGGCCGTTGTTTGCCGGTCTGGACCGGGAACAATTCCTCATCTGTGGCCTGGACGCCAAACACAAGCTCATCGGCATCAATGTCGTCTCGACTGGCTCTCTCAACTTGACGATTGTGCATCCTCGCGAAGTCTTTAAGCCGTTGATCCTCATGAATGCCGGTGCCTGGCTCTGTTCGCATAATCACCCGTCTGGCGATATCACGCCCAGTCCCGAAGATCGAGTCCTGACCAAGCGGCTGCGTGAGGCCGGAGAACTGTTCGGCATTACGCTTCTCGATCATCTCATCCTCGCCGAAGAACGCTATTACAGCTTCGCCGACCAAGGCTGGCCCGGCGCTTAG
- a CDS encoding DUF2523 domain-containing protein, which produces MTAILTLIYCWLQEFFFSLTDWGLGIWDSLLSVADSTLATIGTAGLTLPVIPDHYAWVLGATGMSQALAIVASAMGTRFILQTIPFVRWGS; this is translated from the coding sequence ATGACGGCGATTCTCACGCTCATCTATTGCTGGCTGCAGGAGTTCTTCTTCTCGCTCACCGATTGGGGACTCGGCATATGGGATTCCCTCCTCTCCGTGGCGGACAGCACGCTCGCCACCATCGGCACGGCTGGGCTCACCCTGCCGGTGATTCCCGATCACTATGCGTGGGTGCTGGGCGCGACGGGCATGAGTCAGGCGCTGGCCATCGTGGCGAGCGCCATGGGGACGAGATTCATTTTACAAACCATTCCCTTTGTGCGGTGGGGCTCATGA
- a CDS encoding replication initiation factor domain-containing protein, with protein sequence MTGSGGFTQTIDWLAFTLPKAEVAEVISLIGGDWFQSETGFRGYPLAQLMTQGKTGVGKLGTGAPRNPKEVHVDLSAGIVSQWDETKLKTVLAWIFAQKGHVTRIDVALDDREASVAVETVRLAVEAGQVVSRSKQFKVIQASNHREGVRTGETLYFGSRESQTMLRVYDKRLELQARGREDAALYGVRWELEFKQDRAQACAKALLTLDPEDWRAFLVGVLRSYVDFRETTREAESYEKYRAPLVDWWKALTEGFMRCRLVVERIQQRLDDVAAWLANAISPMLAVVVACRGDQFLMEMIYAGTKRWTQKHYALLKQRRKGTPYVLHLKPRT encoded by the coding sequence ATGACGGGTTCCGGAGGATTCACGCAGACCATCGATTGGCTCGCCTTCACGCTTCCCAAAGCTGAGGTCGCCGAGGTGATCTCGCTGATTGGCGGTGATTGGTTCCAGAGTGAAACCGGTTTTCGCGGGTACCCCCTCGCTCAGCTCATGACACAGGGCAAGACGGGCGTCGGGAAACTGGGGACGGGTGCTCCTCGCAATCCGAAAGAAGTGCATGTGGATCTCTCGGCCGGAATCGTTTCCCAGTGGGATGAGACCAAGCTTAAAACGGTCCTCGCCTGGATCTTTGCGCAGAAGGGCCATGTCACCCGCATCGATGTCGCCCTGGACGACCGGGAGGCGTCTGTCGCAGTGGAGACCGTCCGGCTAGCCGTGGAGGCCGGACAGGTGGTGAGTCGTTCGAAACAATTCAAAGTCATCCAAGCCTCGAATCATCGTGAAGGTGTGCGCACGGGCGAGACCCTCTACTTCGGCAGCCGGGAAAGCCAGACCATGCTGCGGGTCTATGACAAGCGGCTCGAACTTCAGGCCAGAGGCCGAGAAGACGCGGCCTTATACGGAGTGCGATGGGAACTGGAGTTCAAACAGGATCGAGCCCAGGCCTGTGCGAAAGCGCTGCTCACGCTCGATCCCGAAGATTGGCGGGCCTTCTTAGTCGGCGTCCTCCGCTCCTATGTGGATTTCCGTGAAACCACCAGAGAGGCGGAATCCTATGAGAAGTACCGAGCGCCGTTAGTGGACTGGTGGAAAGCCCTCACTGAAGGCTTTATGCGATGCCGACTGGTTGTCGAACGCATTCAGCAGCGGTTGGATGACGTAGCGGCGTGGCTCGCCAACGCCATCAGTCCGATGTTGGCGGTGGTGGTGGCCTGCCGGGGTGATCAGTTCCTGATGGAGATGATCTATGCGGGCACCAAGCGATGGACACAGAAGCACTATGCCCTGCTGAAGCAACGGAGGAAGGGAACGCCCTATGTGCTTCATCTCAAACCTCGGACCTAA
- a CDS encoding helix-turn-helix domain-containing protein, with the protein MKKTWLTIEELALELQVSVKSIRRAYRKGQIPVERICRFVRFDLDRVKAAMQGNGQGQSPFASRELGQRSATGGASRRRAQRPRPRLGKTGASIAQAPRRKK; encoded by the coding sequence ATGAAAAAAACGTGGTTAACGATCGAGGAACTCGCCCTGGAACTGCAAGTCAGTGTCAAGTCCATCCGCCGTGCCTACCGCAAGGGCCAGATTCCGGTGGAGCGCATCTGTCGGTTTGTCCGGTTCGATCTCGACCGGGTGAAGGCCGCCATGCAGGGGAACGGGCAAGGACAGTCTCCTTTCGCCTCACGGGAACTGGGACAGCGCAGCGCGACCGGCGGCGCCAGCCGGCGGCGCGCGCAGCGGCCCCGCCCCCGACTTGGTAAGACGGGGGCGTCTATCGCACAGGCTCCAAGGAGGAAGAAATGA
- a CDS encoding DEAD/DEAH box helicase, which translates to MLTPYHAKYFAHELTKRCPSDSIEKLASALVDAQVDLNPHQIEAALFAFRSPLSKGALLADEVGLGKTIEAGLVLSQNWAERKRRVLVITPSNLRKQWHQELQEKFFLPCRILETKSYNASVRQGNVRPFECSDLVICSYQFARSKAAEISLMRWDLVVIDEAHRLRNVYKPTNVIANTLKQALKDAPKLLLTATPLQNSLLELYGLVSVVDDRIFGDLKSFKEQFANLHNQSTFDTLKARLEPMCKRTLRRQVLPYVRYTKRLPMVQPFTPSESEDRLYHLVSDYLRRDNLQALPASQRSLMTLVLRKLLASSSFAIAGALNSMSQRLRDRLRQAEGPNPLEQALEDDFEALDEIAEEWEEDGEHPEPLTEADRKAIQQEIEDLEGFSKLAVSITHNAKGQALLTALRTAFGKASELGAAQKAIIFTESRRTQEYLLRVLADSPWKDYIVLFNGSNNDEKSKQIYQDWLQRHQDTDRVTGSRSADMRSAIVDYFKEQGQIMIATEAGAEGINLQFCSLVVNYDLPWNPQRIEQRIGRCHRYGQKHDVVVVNFLNQNNEADQHVFRLLSEKFQLFEGVFGASDEVLGAIESGVDFEKRIAAIYQRCRTTQEIKASFDQLQSELGSQIDEAMTRARQLLLEHFDDEVREKLRVSDESSRLYLNRYERILMQLTRFELRDHADFLTDSSFRLKSCPFEGNIPLGLYELPRRSGEAHLYRLAHPLAEKLLAHAKDRALQSAGLTFEYGKHDGKVTVVEPFIGKSGFLNVSLFTVEALDQAEDYLICTGVADSGEVLDEEVVQRLFSLPGTVTQPDPSAIDDATFRTQKEARQEAIRRQISKRNADFFEIEVDKLDSWADDLKVGLEREIKEFDRQIKEARKAAVAALTLEEKLAGQKQIKAIETERGKRRRALFDAQDEIDRRREQLINEIEGKLQQKVSSQQLFTIHWQVR; encoded by the coding sequence ATGCTCACTCCCTATCATGCCAAGTACTTCGCCCACGAACTCACCAAACGCTGTCCGTCGGACAGTATCGAGAAGCTCGCAAGCGCGTTAGTGGATGCCCAGGTAGATCTGAATCCTCATCAAATCGAAGCGGCCCTCTTTGCCTTCCGGTCGCCCCTCTCAAAAGGTGCGCTCCTTGCCGACGAAGTGGGACTCGGGAAGACCATTGAAGCCGGTCTCGTGCTCTCTCAGAACTGGGCTGAGCGAAAGCGGCGGGTCCTTGTCATTACGCCGTCCAATCTTCGCAAGCAATGGCACCAGGAACTCCAAGAGAAGTTTTTTCTGCCCTGTCGCATTCTAGAGACCAAGTCCTACAATGCTTCTGTCCGCCAAGGAAACGTCCGTCCATTCGAATGCAGCGACCTCGTCATTTGCTCCTACCAGTTCGCAAGGTCAAAAGCGGCAGAGATCAGTCTCATGCGCTGGGACCTCGTGGTGATCGACGAGGCCCACCGACTTCGGAACGTGTACAAGCCGACCAATGTCATTGCCAATACTCTGAAACAGGCCCTCAAAGATGCACCGAAGCTTCTCCTTACGGCTACACCTCTCCAGAATTCGTTGCTCGAATTGTATGGCCTCGTCAGTGTAGTGGACGACCGCATTTTCGGTGATCTCAAGAGTTTCAAGGAACAGTTTGCGAATCTCCACAACCAATCGACCTTTGATACCCTGAAGGCACGTCTGGAGCCGATGTGCAAACGCACGCTTCGTAGGCAGGTGTTGCCGTATGTACGCTATACCAAGCGTCTGCCGATGGTGCAGCCATTCACGCCGTCAGAGAGCGAAGATCGGCTCTACCATCTGGTGTCCGACTATCTCCGGCGTGACAATCTTCAAGCCTTGCCGGCCAGTCAACGGTCCCTGATGACCCTCGTCCTCCGTAAGCTCTTGGCTTCATCTTCCTTCGCCATCGCCGGGGCTTTGAACTCGATGAGCCAGCGTTTGCGGGACCGACTTCGACAGGCTGAGGGACCGAACCCACTAGAGCAAGCGTTGGAGGATGACTTCGAAGCCCTCGACGAGATTGCCGAAGAATGGGAGGAGGACGGGGAGCACCCTGAACCTCTCACCGAAGCAGATCGTAAGGCTATTCAGCAAGAGATCGAGGATCTTGAAGGATTCAGTAAGCTCGCCGTTTCTATTACCCACAACGCCAAGGGGCAGGCCCTTCTGACAGCGTTACGGACGGCTTTTGGTAAAGCCTCAGAACTTGGAGCGGCACAGAAGGCCATCATCTTTACAGAATCCAGGCGGACGCAAGAGTATCTCCTCCGAGTGCTTGCCGACAGTCCGTGGAAAGACTACATCGTTCTGTTTAACGGCTCCAACAACGATGAGAAGTCGAAGCAGATCTACCAAGATTGGCTCCAGCGCCATCAGGATACCGATCGGGTGACCGGGTCTCGGTCTGCCGACATGCGTTCCGCCATTGTGGACTACTTCAAAGAGCAGGGCCAGATCATGATCGCAACGGAAGCGGGAGCCGAAGGCATCAATCTTCAATTTTGCTCCCTCGTGGTCAACTACGACCTCCCCTGGAACCCTCAACGGATCGAGCAGCGTATCGGTAGATGCCATCGCTATGGCCAGAAACATGATGTGGTTGTGGTGAACTTCCTGAATCAGAACAACGAAGCAGACCAGCACGTCTTTCGTCTCCTCTCTGAGAAATTCCAATTATTCGAAGGTGTCTTTGGAGCCAGCGACGAAGTGCTAGGCGCCATCGAATCCGGGGTGGATTTCGAGAAGCGCATTGCCGCTATCTACCAGCGGTGCCGTACCACGCAGGAGATCAAAGCCTCGTTCGACCAGCTGCAGAGTGAGCTCGGCAGCCAGATCGACGAAGCTATGACTCGCGCCCGCCAGCTCCTGCTTGAACACTTCGATGATGAAGTCCGCGAGAAGCTGCGCGTGAGCGACGAGAGCTCACGGCTCTATCTGAATCGATACGAGCGTATCCTCATGCAGCTGACACGCTTTGAGCTGCGCGACCATGCAGACTTTCTCACGGATTCGTCCTTCAGGCTAAAATCCTGCCCCTTTGAAGGAAACATCCCGCTGGGGCTGTACGAACTCCCTCGTCGCAGCGGCGAAGCGCATCTGTACCGACTCGCCCATCCGCTGGCCGAGAAGCTATTGGCACATGCAAAGGATCGGGCGCTGCAATCAGCTGGGTTGACGTTTGAGTATGGCAAGCATGACGGCAAAGTCACGGTCGTTGAACCGTTCATTGGCAAGTCCGGATTCTTAAATGTCTCACTCTTCACGGTCGAGGCATTGGACCAGGCGGAGGATTATCTTATCTGTACTGGGGTGGCGGATTCTGGTGAGGTCTTGGATGAGGAAGTCGTGCAGCGTCTGTTCTCACTGCCTGGAACAGTCACACAACCTGATCCATCAGCGATTGACGATGCGACGTTTCGCACACAGAAAGAAGCACGCCAGGAAGCCATTCGCCGCCAGATATCAAAGCGCAATGCGGATTTTTTCGAGATCGAGGTAGACAAGCTGGATTCTTGGGCCGACGATCTGAAAGTGGGATTAGAGCGAGAGATTAAGGAGTTCGACCGGCAGATCAAGGAGGCGAGGAAGGCAGCCGTAGCAGCCCTCACGTTGGAAGAGAAGCTAGCCGGCCAAAAACAGATCAAGGCAATCGAAACCGAACGGGGCAAGCGCCGCCGGGCCCTATTCGATGCACAGGACGAGATTGATCGACGGCGTGAACAACTGATCAACGAGATTGAGGGGAAGCTGCAACAAAAGGTAAGCTCCCAGCAGCTCTTTACGATCCATTGGCAGGTACGGTAA
- a CDS encoding AAA family ATPase has translation MKITKISMAGFRGATVPVEIRFDTSKAVALVFGENGTGKSTIADAFDFLCNGTYGSLENYHFGESPKKYVASFKMPASAVTVTLTSDSLSWVAVLGKEGPLVTPSTGYPDARILRRKAILKLIDARPKDRFEELKTFIAIPNIEKSEEGLREAYKLAQKSFDESVRAYSQAKDGLETLWAKEGKPSTDPIAWAEKELSSDMTRLQEQVKEVETLESAFRLGETGLNSLDSARKAHKEAEQSLKEAEDKLKKTESEQAQQNAELVTLLEGARAYIEGRQDLTQCPVCEQQITPVDLARRLKDRIREMQEIKVLVEKVSTAKAALQVKTSLVGQGQNETCAKLKAIGLSLKGCTLGEVARLKMKWEDYAELLSGAGPSDSTEKQARQLWQIALPCRNHLQARKDADQKSISQHNAIKTYFETMKGKQAQAASLEGLLKTLKAVLDVVSRERKDYVEEILKSISGEVERLYATLHPGEDIGKVSFYLKPNTIGSLEFDAQFYDAPDLPPQAYYSESHLDTLGICVFLALAKFFKTDKTIIILDDVLTSIDSPHLSRFMNILHEEASLYNQFFITTHYRPWRDVYRWARGPTANTQLIELGPWTLVRGLNVGEFKSAILELRDILNKGPYDRQTAASKAGIILESLLDFLTVKYRCRVPRNTRNEYTLGELAQGIDSKLGKELRSRMPPSKGAAKLDIALGPLIENASARIWVRNTVGCHFATLGSEVSDADVRAFCMEVLAIADNLICQNCQRHATRRPSGSYWQCACGDLELYPLIYPGADLGTVDDEG, from the coding sequence ATGAAGATCACTAAAATTTCAATGGCCGGCTTTAGAGGGGCCACGGTTCCGGTCGAAATAAGATTCGATACAAGTAAGGCTGTTGCCCTGGTTTTTGGGGAAAATGGCACAGGCAAGTCGACCATTGCCGATGCTTTCGACTTCCTTTGCAATGGTACTTACGGTTCGCTTGAAAACTACCATTTTGGTGAGTCGCCAAAGAAATACGTGGCTTCATTCAAAATGCCTGCCTCTGCGGTCACAGTAACGCTGACTTCTGATTCTTTATCATGGGTTGCTGTTCTTGGGAAGGAAGGCCCTTTAGTAACGCCAAGCACTGGCTATCCGGACGCTCGGATTCTTCGGCGTAAGGCAATACTAAAACTGATTGATGCGCGACCGAAGGATCGCTTCGAAGAACTGAAGACATTCATCGCCATACCTAATATCGAGAAATCGGAAGAAGGGTTACGCGAAGCTTATAAATTAGCACAAAAGTCATTCGACGAAAGTGTCCGAGCATACTCTCAGGCCAAAGATGGTTTAGAGACTCTTTGGGCTAAAGAAGGTAAACCAAGCACAGATCCCATAGCGTGGGCGGAGAAAGAGTTATCCAGTGACATGACGAGGCTGCAGGAACAGGTCAAGGAGGTTGAAACTTTAGAGTCAGCGTTTCGGCTTGGAGAAACTGGCCTCAATTCGCTCGACTCTGCCCGTAAGGCACACAAGGAGGCAGAACAATCGCTTAAAGAGGCTGAAGACAAACTGAAGAAGACCGAATCTGAACAGGCACAACAAAATGCTGAATTAGTTACATTGCTCGAAGGGGCAAGAGCTTACATAGAGGGTAGGCAAGACTTAACCCAATGTCCCGTATGCGAACAGCAAATTACGCCTGTTGATCTTGCCCGTCGGTTGAAAGATCGAATAAGGGAGATGCAAGAGATTAAAGTTCTTGTTGAGAAAGTCTCAACCGCAAAGGCGGCGCTTCAAGTTAAAACATCCCTTGTAGGACAGGGTCAGAACGAGACTTGTGCAAAACTAAAGGCTATCGGCTTGAGCCTGAAGGGCTGCACGTTAGGGGAAGTAGCAAGGTTGAAAATGAAGTGGGAGGACTACGCTGAGCTTCTATCTGGCGCTGGTCCTTCCGACTCGACAGAGAAACAAGCTCGGCAATTGTGGCAGATTGCCCTGCCGTGTAGAAATCATCTTCAGGCTCGGAAGGATGCAGATCAAAAATCTATTAGTCAGCACAATGCTATTAAGACTTATTTCGAAACAATGAAAGGGAAGCAAGCTCAGGCTGCTTCCTTAGAGGGACTTCTGAAGACGTTGAAGGCCGTTCTTGACGTCGTATCGAGAGAACGAAAAGACTACGTCGAAGAAATTCTAAAGAGCATATCCGGAGAAGTAGAACGTCTTTATGCGACACTCCATCCCGGAGAGGACATAGGAAAAGTCAGCTTCTATCTCAAACCCAATACCATAGGCTCTTTAGAGTTTGATGCGCAGTTCTATGACGCGCCAGATCTTCCGCCTCAGGCTTACTACAGTGAATCGCACCTTGATACGTTAGGCATATGTGTGTTTTTAGCTCTCGCTAAATTCTTTAAGACGGACAAAACGATAATCATTCTTGACGACGTGTTAACCTCGATCGATAGTCCCCATCTCTCTAGATTTATGAACATCCTCCACGAGGAGGCTTCCCTCTACAACCAGTTCTTTATAACTACCCACTATCGACCTTGGCGAGACGTTTATCGGTGGGCGAGAGGGCCAACCGCAAATACTCAGTTGATTGAACTAGGTCCTTGGACTTTGGTGCGAGGTCTTAATGTTGGTGAATTCAAAAGCGCTATTTTAGAGTTGCGGGATATCTTGAATAAGGGGCCATACGATCGTCAGACCGCTGCATCGAAGGCGGGAATCATCTTAGAATCTTTGCTCGACTTTCTCACTGTGAAATACAGATGCCGTGTGCCAAGGAATACTCGCAATGAGTACACTCTGGGCGAGTTGGCCCAAGGAATTGACTCAAAATTGGGAAAGGAACTTCGCTCACGAATGCCGCCCTCCAAGGGAGCCGCAAAGCTAGATATAGCGCTGGGGCCACTAATTGAAAATGCATCGGCAAGAATTTGGGTTAGAAACACAGTAGGCTGCCACTTCGCAACCCTCGGGAGCGAGGTCAGTGACGCAGATGTTAGAGCGTTCTGCATGGAGGTGCTTGCCATCGCGGACAATCTAATTTGCCAGAACTGTCAAAGGCACGCAACGCGAAGACCTTCAGGAAGTTATTGGCAATGTGCGTGTGGGGACCTTGAACTGTACCCTCTAATCTACCCAGGAGCGGATCTAGGAACTGTAGACGATGAAGGGTAA
- a CDS encoding site-specific DNA-methyltransferase, with protein sequence MKGNAKLELTWIGKENRSKLEPRILLEDCEKSYHASHRVTDHDIFDNRLIFGDNLLALKALEQEFTGKIKCIYIDPPYNTGSAFEHFDDGLEHSLWLSMMRERVELLWRLLSSANGTLLVSINDDEGHYLKVLCDEICGRSCFVASLVWNYEGNTDNQARIINYHEYILVYSKTGEVDEPGVIDPSIGQHSKLYREEIRNTIIKNGPKNPPRKVVLPTGFPVAFSEGIVAASSVRFPKYSRDIVVKNHQIRNDVEAETGWSSRELLESFIGNQFKPVLDSKGQETRFELTSSGAIEAVKRREQRKGHFLSVLRGFGTTNQMRLMLEKLGITFTYPKPVDLIAYLIEAFTGADDWVLDSFAGSGTTGHAVFKLNKEKGGRRRFILVELNQDTVEQVIIPRLKAVIDGHANADLDKHGGGFRYYHLAPSLLEKDKWGNWVINKAYNPAMLAQAVCKLEGFTYAPSDTVYWQQGHSSERDFIYVTTQNLSHDQLQALSDEVGEGRSLLVLCSAFRGKADRYSNLTLKKIPKTVLSRCEWAHDDYSLKIENLPQAPPPPGQQTLVLDQSDS encoded by the coding sequence ATGAAGGGTAATGCAAAACTCGAACTCACATGGATTGGGAAGGAGAACAGGTCGAAGCTGGAGCCGCGTATCCTGCTGGAGGACTGTGAGAAGTCCTATCATGCTTCGCATCGAGTCACTGACCACGACATCTTCGACAACCGCCTCATCTTTGGGGACAACCTGCTGGCCCTCAAGGCGCTCGAACAGGAATTTACCGGCAAGATCAAATGCATATACATCGATCCTCCATATAACACGGGAAGTGCCTTTGAGCATTTCGATGACGGGCTTGAGCATTCCTTGTGGCTAAGCATGATGAGGGAGAGGGTCGAACTTCTGTGGCGGCTGTTAAGCTCTGCCAACGGCACCCTTCTCGTGAGCATTAATGACGATGAAGGACATTATCTCAAGGTATTGTGCGACGAAATCTGTGGCCGATCATGTTTTGTAGCATCGCTCGTATGGAACTATGAAGGCAATACGGATAACCAAGCCAGAATTATCAATTATCATGAGTACATCCTTGTTTACTCTAAGACCGGAGAAGTTGACGAACCAGGGGTCATTGATCCTTCCATCGGTCAGCACAGCAAACTCTATAGAGAAGAGATAAGAAACACGATTATTAAAAATGGCCCAAAGAATCCCCCTCGGAAAGTGGTCCTACCGACTGGATTTCCAGTGGCCTTTTCTGAAGGTATTGTTGCTGCATCCTCGGTCAGATTTCCAAAGTATTCCCGAGATATTGTCGTTAAGAATCATCAGATACGAAATGACGTTGAAGCAGAAACCGGCTGGAGTTCGCGAGAACTGCTCGAATCGTTTATCGGGAACCAATTCAAGCCAGTGCTCGATTCGAAGGGGCAGGAAACAAGATTTGAACTCACAAGCAGCGGTGCGATCGAGGCTGTTAAGAGACGTGAACAGCGAAAAGGGCACTTCTTATCGGTGTTGCGAGGTTTTGGGACTACAAATCAGATGCGCCTAATGCTCGAGAAACTTGGCATTACCTTCACTTATCCCAAACCAGTTGATTTGATCGCCTATCTGATTGAAGCATTCACTGGTGCTGATGATTGGGTGTTGGATTCGTTCGCGGGTAGTGGGACTACTGGACACGCAGTTTTTAAATTAAACAAGGAAAAAGGTGGTCGCAGGAGGTTTATCCTTGTTGAGCTGAATCAAGACACTGTTGAACAGGTGATCATACCTAGGCTGAAGGCAGTCATAGACGGTCATGCCAATGCGGATCTCGATAAACACGGAGGTGGCTTCCGCTACTACCACCTTGCCCCCTCACTGTTAGAGAAAGACAAGTGGGGCAACTGGGTCATCAATAAGGCCTACAACCCTGCGATGTTGGCTCAGGCGGTCTGCAAGCTGGAAGGGTTTACCTACGCGCCGAGTGACACGGTCTATTGGCAGCAGGGCCATTCATCAGAGCGGGACTTCATCTATGTCACCACGCAGAACTTGAGCCATGACCAGTTGCAAGCGCTGAGTGATGAAGTCGGCGAAGGCCGCTCGTTGTTGGTGCTTTGCTCCGCGTTCCGTGGAAAAGCCGATCGGTATTCCAACCTGACGCTCAAGAAGATTCCAAAAACGGTCCTCTCCCGCTGCGAGTGGGCCCATGATGATTACAGTCTCAAGATCGAGAATTTACCCCAGGCGCCCCCGCCGCCGGGGCAGCAAACGCTCGTTTTGGATCAGAGCGATTCGTAG